A single region of the Anaerolineales bacterium genome encodes:
- a CDS encoding response regulator, with product MYSMIRVAFADDHPLILKILRQEVDRALDVQVIWGVEAVDHLLSAITRQTPDVLVLDLTFAGNAFDPAGTVRDLRSRFAAMAILILTAQDDPIWVEELLHAGAAGYVVKSDDLSLRLVEAIRAVAEGRPFLSPTAAEALTRTRRRFTLTPRERAILRLAAEGRSNPEIAVALTISDGTVRNHISNIYSKLQVTTREAAVKAAQTLRELPKPGATRRHELRTPLHTILGLARLLETKLAREGRLGEDAAQFLTQIVAEAERLDHLIGEGGEE from the coding sequence GTGTACTCTATGATTCGCGTTGCCTTTGCCGATGATCACCCGCTCATCTTGAAAATCTTACGGCAGGAAGTGGATCGGGCGCTGGATGTGCAAGTAATTTGGGGGGTGGAAGCGGTTGATCACCTTCTTTCAGCAATCACCCGCCAGACGCCTGATGTCCTCGTCCTTGATCTCACCTTTGCCGGTAATGCCTTTGACCCCGCCGGAACGGTGCGCGATCTGCGCTCACGCTTTGCGGCAATGGCAATCCTGATCCTCACCGCCCAAGATGATCCGATCTGGGTGGAGGAACTTTTGCACGCGGGGGCAGCGGGCTATGTGGTCAAAAGTGACGATCTATCGCTGCGCTTGGTAGAGGCAATTCGCGCTGTTGCCGAAGGTCGCCCGTTCCTCTCCCCAACAGCAGCCGAGGCGTTGACACGCACGCGGCGGCGCTTCACCCTCACCCCCCGTGAACGAGCCATTCTGCGCCTTGCTGCTGAGGGGCGCTCCAACCCGGAAATTGCCGTCGCCCTGACGATCTCCGATGGCACGGTGCGCAACCACATTTCGAATATCTACAGCAAGTTGCAGGTGACCACCCGCGAGGCGGCGGTGAAGGCGGCGCAGACCCTTCGCGAACTGCCCAAACCCGGGGCGACGCGGCGGCATGAACTGCGAACACCGCTGCACACCATCTTGGGTTTGGCACGCCTCTTAGAGACAAAATTGGCGCGAGAGGGGCGCTTGGGGGAAGATGCCGCCCAATTCCTCACCCAGATTGTCGCTGAGGCGGAACGACTCGATCACCTGATTGGCGAAGGTGGGGAAGAATAA
- a CDS encoding DUF2142 domain-containing protein: MIRRLLPLFTILATYLIIGALYALYTPAWQAPDEPAHYNYIRQIVQGCCPFIAAGDWDSAYLERIKAAKFAPDALEDRLDSMQYEDHQPPLYYALLTPVFALAGGSLAALRLASLILGTGGVIAAWVGGRIVFPAGRWLAILAAGFVAFLPQYLAIMGSVNNDSLAVALSGGMLVWALRRLLQPEAPSRWWIAALLAGAACLTKLTIYPIVIILGVAAVLAAWREGRRGLALLREALPIALITVLIAAPFWLTNLSRYGFPDVLAQAAHDRIVVGQPQTADYIAAHGGMGWLADLTKTTFQSFWGQFGWMGIPMTETIYGGLLALTGIAYVGGVTGLIVFKAARRRIAPALFVMGGALLVTAAAFAYYNTKFVQFQGRYLYPALVPLALVFAGGVGTWIALLSGRWRGGRVVVASLLVVGLAAFALYVLLRIVLPGLRVN, translated from the coding sequence ATGATCCGCCGCCTGCTGCCCCTTTTCACAATTCTGGCTACCTACCTCATCATCGGGGCGCTTTATGCCCTCTACACTCCGGCATGGCAAGCGCCTGATGAACCCGCTCACTACAACTACATCCGCCAGATCGTGCAGGGCTGCTGTCCGTTCATCGCGGCGGGGGATTGGGACAGCGCCTATCTGGAACGGATCAAGGCGGCAAAATTTGCCCCAGACGCGCTGGAGGATCGCCTTGATTCTATGCAGTACGAAGATCACCAGCCACCGCTCTATTACGCCCTTCTGACGCCCGTTTTTGCCCTCGCCGGCGGCAGCCTTGCGGCGCTCCGGTTGGCGTCACTCATCCTCGGCACGGGAGGGGTGATCGCCGCATGGGTGGGGGGGCGGATCGTCTTTCCGGCGGGGCGCTGGCTGGCGATCCTCGCCGCTGGCTTCGTCGCTTTTCTCCCGCAATACCTGGCGATCATGGGCAGCGTCAACAACGATTCGCTCGCCGTCGCCCTTTCTGGGGGGATGCTGGTTTGGGCGCTGCGCCGTCTTTTGCAGCCGGAAGCTCCCTCTCGGTGGTGGATTGCGGCGCTGTTGGCGGGTGCGGCGTGCCTGACGAAATTGACGATTTACCCCATCGTAATCATCCTCGGCGTGGCGGCAGTTCTCGCCGCATGGCGGGAGGGACGGCGCGGACTTGCCCTCTTGAGAGAGGCACTCCCCATCGCCCTGATCACCGTCCTGATTGCCGCTCCCTTCTGGCTGACAAACCTCAGCCGTTACGGGTTTCCCGATGTGTTGGCGCAAGCGGCACATGATCGCATTGTCGTGGGGCAGCCACAGACGGCGGATTACATTGCCGCACACGGAGGGATGGGCTGGCTGGCAGACCTAACGAAAACGACCTTCCAAAGTTTTTGGGGACAGTTCGGCTGGATGGGCATTCCCATGACAGAGACGATTTATGGGGGACTGTTGGCGCTGACTGGGATCGCCTACGTCGGCGGCGTGACGGGACTGATCGTGTTCAAGGCGGCGCGGCGGCGGATTGCCCCGGCGCTGTTCGTCATGGGGGGGGCGCTGCTGGTGACGGCAGCAGCCTTTGCCTATTACAACACAAAATTTGTCCAGTTTCAGGGGCGCTACCTCTATCCGGCGCTTGTGCCGTTGGCGTTGGTGTTTGCGGGCGGGGTGGGAACGTGGATCGCCCTCCTCAGCGGGCGGTGGAGGGGTGGGCGCGTGGTGGTGGCAAGCCTCTTGGTGGTGGGGTTGGCAGCCTTTGCCCTCTATGTCTTGCTGCGCATCGTCTTGCCTGGGCTAAGGGTGAATTAG